From Paenibacillus sp. GP183, one genomic window encodes:
- a CDS encoding 3-oxoacyl-ACP reductase family protein, producing MFTLEGKTAIVTGSGRGIGKGIAEMLASLGANMAITDIDEQISQKTADLIRSQGFKAISVPGDVTQLADVKRVVKKTAEEFGSVDILVNNAGIMGLQSFTDITLDEWNRMLQVHLTGSFLFSQETIPYMKQNNGGKIINIASNWGQRGEAGSVHYSAVKAGIIGFTKALAREMAPHGILVNAVAPGPIETDMIEEEARHLHTTADQIRSNLTSKIPLQRLGTVRDVAVSIAFLAGETGNFYCGQVLSPNGGEVMM from the coding sequence TTGTTTACACTAGAAGGAAAGACAGCGATTGTAACGGGTTCCGGACGCGGAATCGGCAAAGGCATCGCCGAAATGCTGGCATCATTGGGCGCGAATATGGCGATTACCGATATCGATGAACAGATTTCGCAAAAGACGGCCGATCTTATACGTTCCCAAGGCTTTAAAGCGATATCGGTGCCAGGCGATGTCACACAACTGGCCGATGTGAAACGAGTTGTTAAGAAAACGGCAGAGGAATTTGGTTCGGTCGATATTTTGGTGAATAACGCCGGAATTATGGGTCTTCAATCATTTACGGACATCACCTTGGACGAATGGAACCGGATGCTGCAGGTTCATTTAACCGGAAGCTTTCTGTTTTCGCAGGAAACGATTCCATACATGAAACAGAATAACGGCGGAAAAATCATTAACATCGCATCCAATTGGGGTCAGCGCGGAGAAGCAGGCTCTGTTCATTATTCGGCGGTTAAAGCCGGTATTATCGGGTTTACCAAGGCGCTGGCGCGCGAAATGGCTCCTCACGGGATTTTGGTCAATGCGGTTGCGCCGGGTCCGATTGAGACTGACATGATTGAGGAGGAAGCGCGTCATCTGCATACAACGGCAGATCAGATCCGCAGCAATTTGACTTCGAAAATTCCGTTGCAACGGTTAGGAACAGTCCGGGATGTGGCTGTCAGCATCGCTTTTCTGGCCGGGGAGACGGGCAATTTTTATTGCGGACAAGTATTATCGCCAAATGGCGGAGAAGTGATGATGTAG
- a CDS encoding creatininase family protein has protein sequence MAYIGSKMTGYQYNEANIDKVIFGVGAFENHGYHMPFGTDTLISNGLAERVAERVNGLMVLPPINYGFSAHYNKLPFVVSLQPETITSIIKEVLQEVIRNGIKKIIIINGHDGNIAPIELAARAVKVQYPDVVIASLNDWWVAAGKMIPENTFEVWNGLGHAGEGETSMGLALFPELMQMEHAKGVVPELPEHVEIKWRFEELTDTGASGDPSKGTVEKGKLLEKTVVDVLVNFIEEMDKNNWKYGLALK, from the coding sequence ATGGCTTATATTGGATCAAAAATGACGGGCTACCAGTACAATGAGGCAAATATCGACAAGGTTATATTCGGAGTCGGCGCGTTCGAAAACCATGGGTATCATATGCCGTTCGGCACGGATACACTCATTTCCAACGGGTTGGCGGAAAGGGTTGCTGAACGGGTCAACGGCCTGATGGTCCTTCCCCCGATTAATTACGGCTTCAGCGCCCATTACAACAAGCTTCCGTTTGTCGTCAGCCTGCAGCCTGAAACGATCACGTCGATCATTAAAGAAGTGCTTCAAGAAGTGATCCGCAACGGAATTAAAAAAATCATTATCATTAACGGACACGACGGAAATATCGCTCCGATCGAATTGGCAGCGCGGGCGGTAAAAGTCCAGTACCCGGATGTGGTGATCGCCAGCTTAAACGACTGGTGGGTGGCTGCGGGGAAAATGATTCCCGAGAATACATTTGAGGTTTGGAACGGTTTGGGGCATGCAGGCGAGGGCGAAACCTCGATGGGGCTTGCTTTGTTTCCCGAATTGATGCAAATGGAGCATGCCAAAGGCGTCGTTCCGGAGCTACCGGAGCATGTTGAAATCAAATGGCGCTTTGAAGAGCTGACGGATACCGGAGCCAGTGGAGATCCGAGCAAAGGTACGGTGGAAAAAGGAAAGCTGCTTGAGAAAACCGTCGTCGATGTGTTGGTTAATTTCATCGAAGAGATGGATAAAAACAATTGGAAATACGGCTTGGCCCTTAAGTAA
- a CDS encoding gamma-glutamyltransferase family protein: MEYDSSYYPYPSRRKVQFAKNGMVATSQPLAAEAGLEILKKGGNAIDAAIATAACLTVVEPTANGIGSDAFALVWTQGKLHGLNASGPAPGSISIEALNKAGYSEMPLYGLVPVTVPGAPAAWAELSERFGKLPLTEVLRPAIEYARNGFPISSNLGNMWSEAFDKYKQELKGPEFAGWFETFAPQGRAPSIGEMWSSKAHAETLKLIAETKADAFYRGELAEKIDAFFKRHGGFLAKEDLAGYKPEWVEPIKVNYRGYDVWEIPPNGQGIVALMALNILKGFEFTSKDCPDTYHKQIEAMKLAFEDGKKYITDPAKMKVSVDDLLSDEYAEERRKKIGKQALLPEPGSLPKGGTVYLATADGEGNMVSFIQSNYAGFGSGIVIPGTGISLQNRGRNFSLDPAHDNCLEPGKKTYHTIIPGFLTKDNQPVGPFGVMGAFMQPQGHVQVIMNTIDFHLNPQASLDAPRWQWMEGKTVELEHSVPEHIAEALRRMGHQVKWGVGSTGFGRGQIIWRNGDGVLEGGTEPRTDGAVSVW, translated from the coding sequence ATGGAGTACGATTCGAGTTATTATCCTTACCCATCCAGAAGAAAAGTTCAATTCGCGAAAAATGGCATGGTGGCTACGTCACAGCCGTTGGCTGCGGAGGCGGGGCTTGAGATTTTAAAAAAAGGCGGCAATGCCATAGATGCAGCCATCGCCACCGCTGCTTGTTTAACGGTGGTAGAGCCTACAGCCAACGGCATCGGATCGGATGCATTTGCTCTGGTTTGGACCCAAGGCAAGCTGCATGGATTAAATGCGAGCGGACCGGCCCCGGGAAGCATATCCATTGAAGCCCTGAATAAAGCTGGTTACTCGGAAATGCCATTATACGGACTCGTTCCCGTGACGGTTCCCGGAGCTCCTGCCGCTTGGGCGGAATTGTCCGAACGGTTCGGGAAGCTTCCGTTGACGGAAGTTCTGCGGCCTGCGATTGAATATGCACGCAACGGTTTTCCGATTTCCTCGAATCTGGGAAACATGTGGAGCGAAGCATTCGATAAATATAAGCAGGAGTTAAAGGGACCTGAGTTTGCCGGCTGGTTTGAGACGTTCGCGCCGCAGGGCAGAGCGCCGAGCATCGGCGAAATGTGGAGCTCGAAAGCGCACGCGGAAACATTGAAGCTTATCGCGGAAACGAAAGCTGACGCCTTTTACCGTGGGGAATTGGCAGAGAAAATCGACGCATTTTTCAAGCGGCATGGAGGTTTTCTTGCAAAAGAGGACCTGGCGGGTTATAAGCCGGAATGGGTAGAGCCGATTAAGGTGAATTACCGGGGATACGATGTGTGGGAAATTCCACCCAACGGTCAAGGAATCGTCGCGCTCATGGCCCTAAATATTTTAAAAGGCTTCGAATTTACGTCCAAGGATTGTCCGGATACGTATCATAAGCAGATCGAGGCGATGAAGCTTGCATTTGAGGACGGAAAGAAATATATTACCGACCCCGCCAAAATGAAAGTTTCGGTCGATGATTTGCTCTCGGACGAGTATGCGGAAGAGAGAAGAAAAAAGATCGGAAAGCAGGCGCTGCTCCCGGAGCCGGGAAGCCTGCCCAAAGGCGGGACTGTCTATTTGGCTACAGCAGACGGGGAAGGCAACATGGTTTCCTTTATCCAAAGCAATTATGCGGGGTTTGGGTCCGGCATCGTCATCCCGGGTACGGGCATCAGTCTGCAAAACCGCGGCAGAAACTTTTCGTTAGATCCAGCGCATGACAACTGCCTGGAGCCCGGTAAGAAAACCTATCATACGATAATCCCCGGTTTCCTGACGAAGGATAATCAACCTGTCGGGCCGTTTGGGGTTATGGGCGCATTTATGCAGCCTCAAGGTCATGTGCAGGTTATTATGAACACCATCGATTTTCATTTAAACCCCCAGGCGTCGTTGGATGCGCCAAGGTGGCAGTGGATGGAAGGAAAGACGGTGGAATTGGAGCACTCGGTTCCGGAGCACATTGCGGAAGCTCTGCGAAGAATGGGACATCAGGTGAAGTGGGGCGTAGGCTCAACCGGATTCGGCAGGGGGCAAATCATTTGGAGAAATGGTGACGGCGTTTTAGAGGGAGGAACGGAACCTAGAACGGACGGAGCCGTGAGCGTGTGGTAA
- a CDS encoding asparaginase: MSATQLIHVYRGPLIESNHYGHVAVVDLKGNVLHGLGDPRHVTFVRSSSKPLQAIPVVESGAADRYLFTSADLALCCASHSGEERHTDRVADLLARIGVSEEALQCGIHAPRDEENYKKLIRSGGELTPIYNNCSGKHSGMLALASHLGADLESYRQVDHPVQVMMRAAVADMAGMNSEDIVIGVDGCGVPVFGLPLNRLALAFAKLSDPSELPEPRRQTLERIASAMMEHPEMVGGKDRFCTDLMTALKGRIVGKAGAEGVYAAGIIGQGIGIAVKVEDGNARAAYPTVVAILEQLGYLTETDLKALEPHHTPLIRNAREEIIGRLQAAFSL, from the coding sequence ATGTCTGCAACACAGCTTATTCATGTGTATAGAGGTCCACTAATTGAAAGCAATCATTACGGCCATGTCGCCGTGGTGGATTTGAAAGGAAACGTGCTGCACGGTTTAGGCGACCCCCGCCATGTGACGTTTGTCCGCTCATCCTCTAAGCCGCTGCAGGCTATTCCGGTTGTGGAATCGGGAGCTGCCGATCGTTATCTTTTTACATCGGCTGATCTCGCGCTTTGTTGCGCTTCCCACAGTGGAGAGGAGAGGCACACGGATCGGGTAGCGGATCTTCTGGCGCGTATCGGCGTTTCGGAGGAGGCTTTACAGTGCGGAATTCATGCACCGCGCGATGAGGAAAATTACAAGAAGCTAATACGTTCAGGCGGAGAATTAACGCCGATCTACAACAACTGCTCAGGTAAACATTCTGGTATGCTCGCATTGGCAAGCCATCTTGGAGCGGACCTGGAGAGTTACCGCCAAGTCGACCATCCGGTGCAAGTGATGATGCGGGCTGCGGTGGCGGATATGGCGGGCATGAATTCAGAGGATATCGTGATCGGCGTTGACGGCTGCGGCGTGCCGGTATTTGGGCTGCCACTGAATCGTTTAGCCTTAGCGTTTGCCAAATTGTCCGACCCGTCAGAGCTGCCTGAGCCCCGCCGCCAAACGCTGGAGCGAATTGCCTCGGCAATGATGGAGCATCCGGAAATGGTCGGCGGAAAGGACCGGTTCTGTACCGACTTAATGACTGCTTTAAAAGGACGGATCGTAGGAAAAGCGGGTGCTGAGGGCGTTTACGCCGCTGGCATTATCGGTCAAGGAATCGGCATTGCGGTTAAGGTAGAGGACGGGAACGCCCGGGCCGCATATCCTACCGTTGTCGCCATTCTTGAGCAGCTAGGCTATTTGACTGAAACCGACTTGAAGGCTCTTGAGCCTCATCATACACCTTTGATTCGCAATGCGCGTGAAGAGATTATCGGCAGGCTCCAAGCCGCATTTTCGCTGTAA
- a CDS encoding ABC transporter substrate-binding protein, with amino-acid sequence MRKNIKWIANLAIASSLLLTVIGCSAGTAKQTTADSTSTSASTASSAPKTGGTLNISLQADPVTLDPSASAVFYERQIYQSIYDKLVDLDASGNIVPMLAEKWSVSGDKKTYTLNLRQGVKFQDGTDFNAEAVKFNFERNKQDTSPRKNELKFVNKVTVVDTNTVQIELTQPFSAFLSILTDRSGMMVSPDAVKKYGKDFTSNPVGTGPFKFSKYTRGSSLILEKNPNYWQQGLPKLDQVVFKIFPDPNVAFINLKSGAVDMTDSFPFKEIANMKSDPKSLVINEAGQGFVGFHMNLNKAPFDKVELRQAVDLLIDRDAIVNVVLNGAAIPAHSPFVPSHFAYGASDKAAKPDLAKAKELLNKAGVPNGFSFTLQYIQNQTFQQVVQMIQGMLKPAGINVTLEALDATANQDHLVKTNFEAILATWSGRPDPDQNAYDYNITGGFLNYSKYSNPEVDKLLNASRTEDDLAKRKVIYENVMKTINTDIPYVFLYHPNYVFGLSKAVQGYKYVPDGMIRTVNMSKN; translated from the coding sequence ATGAGAAAAAACATCAAGTGGATCGCCAATTTAGCGATAGCGTCCTCTTTGCTGCTAACGGTAATAGGATGTTCCGCCGGTACCGCCAAGCAGACAACAGCAGACAGCACGAGCACGAGTGCGAGTACTGCCAGCAGTGCACCGAAAACAGGAGGCACGTTAAACATCTCGCTGCAAGCGGACCCTGTGACGCTGGATCCCAGCGCTTCAGCTGTCTTTTATGAACGACAAATCTATCAAAGCATTTACGACAAGCTGGTCGATTTAGACGCTTCTGGTAACATTGTGCCGATGCTGGCCGAAAAATGGAGTGTGTCGGGCGATAAAAAAACGTATACGCTCAATCTGCGTCAAGGGGTCAAATTCCAGGATGGAACCGACTTTAACGCCGAAGCTGTCAAGTTTAACTTTGAGCGCAATAAGCAAGACACTTCCCCGCGTAAAAACGAGCTGAAATTTGTGAATAAAGTAACGGTGGTAGATACGAATACGGTGCAGATCGAGCTTACACAGCCATTTTCCGCCTTTCTCTCCATTTTAACAGACCGTTCGGGCATGATGGTATCGCCGGATGCGGTAAAAAAATATGGCAAAGACTTTACATCGAATCCGGTGGGTACAGGACCTTTTAAGTTTAGTAAATACACCCGAGGATCATCGCTTATCCTGGAAAAGAACCCGAATTATTGGCAGCAGGGCTTGCCGAAGCTCGACCAGGTCGTCTTTAAAATCTTTCCGGACCCGAATGTCGCATTTATCAATTTGAAGAGCGGTGCCGTCGACATGACCGACTCGTTTCCTTTCAAGGAAATTGCCAATATGAAAAGCGACCCTAAATCTCTTGTCATTAACGAAGCGGGTCAAGGGTTTGTCGGATTTCATATGAATTTGAATAAAGCACCTTTCGATAAGGTGGAACTGCGTCAGGCTGTTGATCTGTTGATTGATCGGGATGCCATTGTCAACGTGGTGTTGAACGGTGCGGCTATTCCGGCGCATTCGCCTTTTGTCCCTTCACATTTTGCTTATGGCGCCAGTGATAAAGCTGCAAAGCCTGACTTAGCAAAGGCTAAAGAGCTTCTGAATAAGGCAGGCGTACCGAACGGATTCTCCTTTACACTGCAGTATATCCAAAATCAGACGTTCCAGCAGGTTGTCCAAATGATTCAAGGGATGCTTAAGCCGGCCGGCATCAATGTCACTCTGGAAGCCCTTGACGCCACTGCGAATCAGGATCATCTGGTTAAAACGAATTTCGAGGCGATTCTGGCTACGTGGAGCGGACGACCTGACCCGGACCAAAATGCTTACGATTATAACATAACAGGCGGCTTTTTAAACTATTCCAAATACAGCAATCCGGAAGTCGACAAACTTCTCAATGCATCCCGTACTGAGGATGATCTAGCCAAGCGCAAAGTGATTTACGAAAATGTGATGAAAACGATCAATACGGATATCCCTTATGTTTTTCTGTATCATCCTAATTATGTTTTCGGACTTTCAAAGGCGGTTCAAGGCTATAAGTACGTACCCGACGGCATGATCCGCACCGTTAATATGAGTAAAAATTAA
- a CDS encoding creatininase family protein: MYMMDLNMTTFQELQNKVNTVLLPIGMIEAHGPHCSLGTDILIPREFVKRLDPMIGEKVLMAPEIPYGHSFGLAPFPGTIDVSGEAFAQYVLGIGKGFLHNGFQNIILFNGHGGNAASLNLVSEKLADAGVTVLTINWWLDYRDTIVTIAPDTGHAGEDETSTMMAIDEAYVDLNNVGRHTIPVPRNLKFPNLGKKAYPEAYSGDAASATVEKGERIYKALLPLIVHDIETMWAFADR, from the coding sequence ATGTACATGATGGATTTGAACATGACTACTTTTCAAGAGCTGCAAAACAAAGTGAATACGGTTCTCCTGCCCATCGGCATGATCGAGGCGCACGGACCGCACTGCTCACTCGGCACGGACATCTTAATTCCCAGGGAGTTTGTCAAAAGATTGGATCCCATGATTGGGGAAAAGGTGCTGATGGCGCCGGAAATTCCGTACGGCCATTCGTTCGGCCTGGCACCGTTCCCCGGGACTATTGATGTTTCGGGTGAAGCATTCGCCCAGTATGTTTTGGGAATTGGTAAAGGGTTCCTCCACAATGGGTTCCAAAATATCATCTTGTTTAACGGACATGGCGGCAATGCGGCCAGCTTGAACCTAGTTTCTGAGAAGTTGGCGGATGCGGGGGTGACGGTACTGACCATCAATTGGTGGCTGGATTACCGGGATACGATTGTAACGATCGCTCCGGATACAGGACATGCGGGGGAGGATGAAACCTCCACCATGATGGCGATCGATGAAGCCTATGTCGACTTGAATAATGTCGGCCGGCATACGATTCCTGTACCCCGTAATCTGAAATTTCCAAACCTGGGCAAGAAAGCCTACCCTGAAGCCTACTCCGGCGATGCAGCCTCGGCAACGGTTGAAAAAGGGGAACGAATTTATAAGGCGCTCCTGCCTTTGATCGTCCATGACATTGAAACGATGTGGGCTTTCGCGGATCGCTAA
- a CDS encoding amidase, whose translation MKSTMDDVLFLSISEVAALYRSKEISPVEVVKLVLRRMEEWEPRLNAFISVLGEQVLDAAQKAERAFLQHDNVPILTGIPYSAKDLFYTEHVKTTCGSRIYGDFIPTYTATAVEKLEASGAILFGKTNMLEFAYGAVHPDYGQCNNPWDTTRTAGGSSSGSAAAVAAGIGYGSIGTDTGGSIRIPASYCGVVGLKPTYGLVSAFGVFPLSWSLDHAGPITRSVQDAAVFLDAMAGYDPRDQFSDPKLSKPASYAAGLDRELAGTRIGILPKALLDHGTEEVKSVFNQALQCLSEAGCEIVEVDMPGLSSAEENLMKIMLPEASYVHRKWLDREKDYAVATYLQLQQGISQTAFDYLDGLEAMHAFKREVHHVFDRVDAIVTPTVAFPAPEEDPAMGDDSHNEVFFTAPFNLSGHPAISINGGFTEEGLPIGLQFVGKYFGEADILSIAHAYERKNPLTRRPVLS comes from the coding sequence ATGAAAAGTACGATGGATGATGTCTTGTTTTTATCAATATCCGAAGTAGCCGCCTTGTATCGCTCCAAGGAAATTTCGCCTGTTGAGGTCGTAAAGCTTGTATTGCGGCGGATGGAAGAATGGGAGCCTCGACTGAATGCATTTATCTCCGTGTTGGGCGAGCAAGTATTGGATGCGGCCCAAAAGGCGGAACGGGCTTTCTTACAGCATGATAATGTCCCGATTTTGACAGGTATTCCATACTCGGCGAAAGATTTGTTCTATACGGAACATGTCAAGACAACCTGCGGCTCGAGAATATATGGCGATTTTATACCAACGTATACAGCGACGGCCGTTGAAAAATTGGAGGCGTCAGGCGCGATTCTCTTTGGCAAAACCAACATGCTCGAGTTTGCCTATGGCGCGGTGCACCCCGACTATGGTCAATGCAACAATCCGTGGGATACAACCCGAACGGCCGGCGGATCGAGCAGCGGCAGTGCTGCTGCGGTTGCCGCAGGCATCGGATACGGCTCGATCGGGACAGATACGGGAGGTTCCATTCGCATTCCGGCTTCTTACTGCGGAGTGGTCGGACTGAAACCGACGTATGGGCTGGTCAGCGCGTTCGGCGTGTTTCCACTCTCTTGGTCTTTGGATCATGCAGGACCTATCACGCGTTCCGTACAAGATGCTGCGGTCTTTCTGGATGCGATGGCCGGTTATGACCCGCGCGACCAGTTTTCCGACCCTAAGCTTTCGAAACCCGCTTCTTATGCGGCAGGACTAGACCGGGAGCTTGCCGGCACACGGATCGGGATTTTACCGAAGGCATTATTGGATCACGGAACCGAGGAAGTAAAAAGCGTTTTTAATCAAGCGCTGCAATGTCTTTCGGAAGCAGGCTGCGAAATTGTGGAGGTGGATATGCCGGGACTTTCTTCGGCGGAAGAGAATCTGATGAAAATCATGCTGCCGGAAGCCAGTTATGTTCATCGGAAGTGGCTGGACCGTGAGAAAGATTATGCCGTGGCCACCTATCTGCAACTGCAGCAGGGCATTTCCCAGACAGCTTTTGATTATCTGGATGGACTCGAAGCAATGCATGCCTTCAAAAGGGAGGTGCATCATGTATTTGACCGTGTCGACGCCATCGTGACGCCTACAGTCGCTTTTCCTGCGCCGGAAGAAGACCCGGCAATGGGCGACGATTCGCATAACGAAGTCTTTTTTACGGCGCCTTTTAATTTAAGCGGTCATCCCGCCATTTCCATCAACGGCGGATTTACGGAAGAAGGGTTGCCGATTGGGCTGCAATTTGTCGGCAAATATTTTGGCGAAGCGGATATCCTTTCAATCGCCCATGCTTATGAGCGTAAAAATCCGTTAACCAGACGCCCTGTATTATCCTGA
- a CDS encoding ABC transporter permease, whose product MSQSVQPVGEREAGLAVRKHPQRQWRQFFKRFARNKLAVIGGVIFGGLVLISIIAPWITTHDPLYQDYSSVLKPPGGGHLLGTDDLGRDTFSRLLYGARLSLEASVVSVGIAMLIGVPLGLISGYFRGFWDEWVVMRVVDAMQAFPSIILAMAMAAALGGGFTNVIVAIGIGFFPAFVRITRAQVLTVRSLEYVQAAEAIGARNLRIMFLHVLPNVMGPLLVQTTLTMAAAIIAEAGLSYLGLGARPEQPSWGTMLKIAQGYLNTDPLLALWPGIAIFLVVLGFNLLGDGIREVLDPKLKR is encoded by the coding sequence ATGAGTCAGTCGGTTCAGCCGGTTGGTGAGAGAGAAGCCGGACTTGCCGTCCGGAAGCATCCCCAACGTCAGTGGCGGCAGTTTTTTAAGCGTTTTGCGCGCAATAAGCTTGCCGTCATCGGAGGGGTCATTTTTGGAGGGTTAGTGCTTATTTCAATTATTGCGCCATGGATCACCACGCATGATCCGCTTTATCAGGATTATTCCTCCGTGCTGAAACCGCCCGGAGGCGGTCATCTTCTGGGTACGGATGATTTGGGACGGGATACGTTTTCCAGGCTGCTGTACGGGGCCCGACTCTCTCTGGAAGCTTCGGTAGTTTCCGTCGGCATTGCGATGCTGATTGGGGTTCCTCTAGGGCTGATCAGTGGTTATTTCCGCGGATTTTGGGATGAGTGGGTTGTGATGCGTGTGGTCGATGCGATGCAGGCGTTTCCTTCCATCATTCTGGCGATGGCAATGGCAGCAGCGCTTGGCGGCGGGTTTACCAACGTGATCGTAGCCATTGGCATCGGCTTTTTCCCGGCATTTGTCCGGATCACGCGCGCGCAAGTGCTCACGGTTCGCAGCCTGGAGTATGTTCAGGCGGCTGAGGCCATCGGAGCCCGCAATCTGCGAATTATGTTTTTGCACGTGCTTCCCAATGTGATGGGTCCGCTGCTGGTGCAGACGACATTAACGATGGCTGCCGCGATCATTGCTGAAGCTGGGTTATCTTATTTGGGGCTTGGCGCAAGGCCGGAGCAGCCGAGCTGGGGAACGATGCTGAAAATTGCGCAGGGCTATCTGAACACCGATCCGCTGCTTGCATTATGGCCCGGAATTGCCATTTTCTTAGTTGTGCTTGGCTTTAACCTGCTGGGAGACGGAATCCGCGAAGTTCTGGATCCGAAATTGAAACGGTAA
- a CDS encoding ABC transporter permease, translating into MIFIVRRLLLAVPVLFIVTILVFLLLHMLPGDPATAILGQEATPEMVAALQKQLGLDKPIIVQYFTWLGGVLHGNLGNSLIDNSPVSGLIMQRLPVTLELTFGTFVVAVLIAIPAGIISATRPGKWADYVSTLFALGGMSIPHFWLGMMLIVLLSVKLGWLPASGYVPFFTDPLANLAAMIMPIIATGMRESAVLMRMQRSSLLEVMNADYIRTAYSKGLKERTVIWGHALKNSFTPVLTSSGNIVSGLLGGLVITETIYSIPGFGQLIVDSIFKRDFITVQGAILVSALLVVVVNITIDILYTIIDPRIAERGGKK; encoded by the coding sequence ATGATATTTATCGTTAGACGGCTGCTATTGGCGGTTCCGGTGCTTTTTATAGTCACAATCTTGGTGTTTTTATTGCTGCACATGCTGCCAGGCGATCCGGCCACGGCCATTCTCGGGCAGGAAGCAACACCGGAGATGGTAGCCGCTTTGCAAAAGCAGCTCGGTCTGGACAAGCCGATAATCGTTCAATATTTCACTTGGCTGGGCGGCGTGCTTCATGGGAATCTCGGGAACTCGCTGATTGACAATTCGCCCGTATCAGGATTGATTATGCAGAGGCTGCCCGTGACGCTGGAGCTGACCTTCGGAACCTTCGTGGTGGCAGTCCTGATTGCGATCCCTGCAGGCATTATTTCCGCCACCCGTCCAGGTAAATGGGCCGATTATGTTAGCACGCTTTTCGCCCTCGGAGGGATGTCCATTCCGCACTTTTGGCTCGGTATGATGCTGATCGTCCTGCTTTCCGTTAAATTGGGGTGGTTGCCAGCATCGGGCTATGTTCCCTTTTTTACCGATCCACTAGCCAATCTTGCGGCGATGATCATGCCGATCATTGCCACGGGGATGCGCGAGTCTGCGGTTTTGATGCGCATGCAGCGAAGCAGTCTGCTTGAGGTAATGAACGCAGATTATATCCGAACCGCATATTCCAAGGGATTGAAAGAACGGACCGTCATATGGGGGCATGCATTGAAAAATTCTTTTACCCCCGTTCTTACGAGCAGCGGAAATATCGTTTCGGGACTCCTTGGCGGTCTTGTCATCACTGAAACCATTTACTCCATTCCGGGGTTTGGACAATTGATTGTCGATTCTATTTTCAAAAGGGACTTTATCACAGTACAGGGAGCGATTTTAGTATCGGCTCTGCTGGTGGTTGTCGTGAATATAACGATTGACATTTTGTACACGATAATTGATCCGCGCATAGCTGAAAGGGGCGGGAAAAAATGA
- a CDS encoding dipeptide ABC transporter ATP-binding protein, giving the protein MSVLLEVQGLKKYYPISSGLFNKTSGYVKAVDDVTFSVNEGETLGIVGESGCGKSTTGRSIIRLTEPTAGEVIFQGQNLSLLKGDGLRKIRRDMQIVFQDPFASLNPRMTVGNILEEPLKIHGLAAGAERKQRVKELLEIVGLSEHHYHRYPHEFSGGQRQRIGIARALITKPKLIVADEPVSALDVSIQSQILNLMKDLQEQFKLTYLFISHDLSVVRHISDRVGVMYLGSLVELAPKHGLYENPQHPYTQALLSALPHPNPRENRERIIMSGEVPSPSNPPTGCAFHTRCRFAEERCKSERPMLKQTSPGHWVSCHIY; this is encoded by the coding sequence ATGAGTGTATTGCTTGAAGTACAAGGTCTGAAAAAATATTATCCAATTTCCTCCGGCCTCTTCAATAAAACAAGTGGCTATGTAAAAGCGGTCGACGATGTAACATTCTCCGTCAATGAAGGGGAAACTCTTGGGATCGTAGGAGAATCCGGCTGCGGCAAATCGACCACCGGCCGCTCGATTATCCGTCTAACGGAGCCGACGGCGGGAGAAGTCATTTTTCAAGGACAAAACCTTTCCTTGCTGAAAGGGGACGGGCTTCGTAAAATACGCCGGGATATGCAAATCGTGTTCCAGGATCCATTCGCTTCGCTTAATCCGAGAATGACCGTAGGTAACATTTTAGAAGAGCCTTTGAAAATTCACGGACTAGCCGCCGGTGCCGAACGGAAGCAGCGTGTGAAGGAATTGCTTGAAATTGTGGGCCTTTCCGAACACCACTATCACCGTTACCCGCATGAGTTCTCAGGCGGCCAGCGGCAGCGGATCGGCATTGCGCGGGCATTGATTACAAAACCGAAGCTGATTGTGGCGGATGAGCCCGTGTCTGCGTTAGACGTATCTATCCAATCCCAAATTCTCAACCTTATGAAAGATCTGCAAGAGCAGTTCAAACTAACCTATTTGTTCATCTCCCATGATTTGTCCGTGGTACGTCACATCAGCGACCGAGTAGGTGTCATGTACCTAGGCAGTTTGGTGGAGCTGGCGCCCAAGCACGGGCTTTATGAAAATCCTCAGCACCCTTATACGCAAGCCCTGTTATCCGCTTTGCCGCACCCTAATCCGAGGGAAAACCGCGAACGCATTATTATGTCCGGAGAAGTGCCGAGCCCTTCAAACCCGCCTACCGGATGTGCTTTCCATACACGCTGCCGCTTTGCAGAAGAGAGATGTAAGTCGGAGAGGCCCATGCTGAAACAAACGTCGCCTGGACACTGGGTATCTTGTCACATTTATTGA